One genomic region from Dehalobacter restrictus DSM 9455 encodes:
- a CDS encoding Flp family type IVb pilin — MMLYLVQFLQRFQKDEKGQALTEYGLIIALIAIVVIGAVTVIGTNLDSILDSIGTALKPAS; from the coding sequence ATGATGTTATACCTTGTTCAATTCCTTCAAAGATTCCAGAAAGATGAAAAGGGTCAGGCACTTACAGAGTACGGTCTTATTATCGCTTTAATTGCAATTGTTGTAATTGGCGCGGTCACCGTTATCGGTACAAACTTGGATAGTATTTTGGATTCAATTGGCACTGCTCTCAAACCAGCATCATAA